In Cydia pomonella isolate Wapato2018A chromosome 1, ilCydPomo1, whole genome shotgun sequence, one genomic interval encodes:
- the LOC133521207 gene encoding beta-1,3-galactosyltransferase 6: MVAIFIKRHKSMIRVSIFFFCIGCGIALCFLRIDCANAVNTVTPVSARQGATNGIEYAVLVLTSPLNEERRNVIRSTWANFVSNIFVENGERLYKWNHSWTEKRRNHDFIKVYFVVGTKGLSNEKLNMLKTESTRSNDMVLLDNLTDKYENLAMKMKLSFIWFYENIQNLKYIIKCDDDSFVRVDLIVKDLEAFAPQMNSYTLNTYISSQVKTGTTQYQGLYWGYFNGHARVQLKGKWQEQDWFLCDNYLPYALGGGYVISRNIIDFIAKNADLLSSYRSEDISMGVWTAPLDGINRVHDLRFDTEWTSRGCLNHMLVRHKQTTQDMFQMYKALVDSKGENLCKTETIERGAYAYKWNSRPSQCCNSLHHLFNRKKENIPGNMKT, translated from the exons atggtGGCAATATTCATCAAAAGGCATAAGAGTATGATACGCGttagtatatttttcttttgtattggtTGCGGAATAGCGTTGTGTTTTTTGAGAATTGACTGTGCTAATGCAGTGAATACTGTAACCCCAGTGTCTGCACGGCAAGGTGCGACTAATGGTATAGAGTACGCGGTGCTTGTTTTAACCAGCCCTTTGAACGAGGAACGGCGCAATGTTATTCGTAGCACCTGGGCAAACTTTGTGTCCAATATATTTGTCGAAAATGGAGAAAGATTATACAAGTGGAACCACAGTTGGACTGAAAAGCGACGCAACCATGATTTCATTAAAGTTTACTTTGTAGTTGGTACTAAGGGATTAAGCAATGAAAAGTTAAACATGTTAAAAACAGAAAGTACCAGAAGTAATGATATGGTTTTGTTGGATAACCTGACTGACAAATATGAAAATTTGGCTATGAAAATGAAACTATCTTTTATATGGTTCTATGAAAACATACAGAATCtaaagtatattattaaatgtGATGATGACTCCTTTGTTAGAGTAGACCTAATTGTAAAAGATTTGGAAGCTTTTGCTCCTCAGATGAATTCATATACTCTCAATACATATATCTCCAGCCAAGTCAAG ACCGGTACAACCCAATATCAAGGCCTATATTGGGGGTATTTCAATGGCCATGCTCGCGTTCAACTGAAAGGCAAATGGCAGGAACAAGACTGGTTCTTGTGTGACAACTATCTGCCATATGCACTTGGCGGTGGTTATGTCATTTCTCGCAACATCATAGACTTTATTGCCAAAAATGCAGATTTACTAAG TTCATATCGATCAGAAGACATATCAATGGGTGTTTGGACAGCTCCATTGGATGGAATCAACAGAGTTCATGATCTCAGATTTGACACCGAATGGACTTCACGAGGATGCCTAAATCATATGTTAGTAAGACATAAACAGACGACTCAAGATATGTTTCAGATGTACAAAGCTTTGGTGGATTCAAAGGGAGAAAACCTGTGCAAAACTGAAACCATAGAAAGAGGAGCCTATGCATATAAGTGGAACTCACGCCCTAGTCAATGTTGTAATTCACTTCATCATTTGTTTAAcaggaaaaaagaaaatattcctGGCAACATGAAAACGTGA